A region of Myxococcus stipitatus DSM 14675 DNA encodes the following proteins:
- a CDS encoding helix-turn-helix transcriptional regulator, giving the protein MDRTERILDLVALLLDAREPISWAELREHFPADYGGSDDAAERKFERDKAELVELGFPLTYVQGDDERRDGYIVDRDAYYLPEADLTKEELAVLYAAGSAALASGVFPGRDDLAHALRKIGFFAGQSLPTPRVRMELGAVQEGQVKEVSARLEQLWDACAARKWVEISYASPKHPNATQRRVDPYGLALRRGVWTLVGHCHLRGGLRTFHVHRVRELKVNTARPRTPDFQVPEDFSLDSHVAYFPWQHRFHEPVEVVLRLSGTLASRASGLFPGATLEPMGEGLTLAKLRVSFLDGLARFCLSLGADCVVEGPESARSRLREMAARVANRHADALEGKVTA; this is encoded by the coding sequence ATGGACCGCACCGAACGCATCCTCGACCTCGTGGCCCTCTTGCTCGACGCGCGCGAGCCCATCTCCTGGGCCGAGCTGCGCGAGCATTTCCCCGCTGACTATGGAGGCTCGGACGACGCCGCCGAGCGCAAGTTCGAGCGGGACAAGGCGGAACTGGTGGAGCTGGGCTTCCCGCTCACCTACGTCCAGGGAGATGACGAGCGCCGCGACGGCTACATCGTCGACCGCGACGCCTACTATCTGCCCGAAGCGGACCTGACCAAGGAGGAGCTGGCCGTGCTCTACGCCGCCGGCTCCGCGGCGCTGGCGTCCGGTGTCTTCCCGGGACGGGACGACCTGGCGCACGCGCTGCGCAAGATTGGCTTCTTCGCCGGCCAGTCGCTGCCCACGCCTCGGGTCCGCATGGAGCTGGGCGCCGTGCAGGAGGGACAGGTGAAGGAAGTCTCCGCGCGCCTGGAGCAGCTCTGGGATGCGTGCGCCGCCCGCAAGTGGGTGGAGATCTCCTACGCCAGCCCCAAGCACCCCAATGCGACGCAGCGCCGCGTGGACCCGTATGGCCTGGCGCTGCGGCGAGGCGTCTGGACGCTGGTGGGGCACTGCCACCTGCGCGGCGGCCTGCGCACGTTCCACGTCCACCGCGTCCGCGAGCTGAAGGTGAACACCGCGCGCCCGCGCACGCCGGACTTCCAGGTGCCGGAGGACTTCTCGCTCGACAGCCACGTCGCGTACTTCCCGTGGCAGCACCGCTTCCATGAGCCCGTGGAGGTGGTGCTGCGCTTGTCGGGCACGCTGGCGTCGCGGGCCTCGGGGCTCTTCCCGGGGGCGACGCTGGAGCCGATGGGCGAGGGCCTCACGCTCGCGAAGCTGCGGGTGAGCTTCCTGGACGGCCTGGCGCGCTTCTGCCTCTCGCTGGGCGCGGACTGTGTCGTGGAGGGACCGGAGAGTGCCCGGTCCAGGTTGAGGGAGATGGCCGCGCGAGTCGCCAACCGCCACGCGGACGCGCTCGAGGGGAAGGTGACGGCATGA
- a CDS encoding WYL domain-containing protein, protein MSNVHERLRRLLFLVPYVSKNPGVTVEALARALNVSREDLLEELDLLTCVGRPPFNPDDYIDIYVDNDRVYVDLDQRLFAPPRLTAGEAAALAASAELLRPAAGDALQSALQKLERVLPPQVRERYREMYRKIDASAEAPQALGPLTRAILERREVTFGYASPGRPAEPRQVRPYELLSHRGQWYLQGFCHTRQDSRLFRLDRMEDIVITDTPFVLPPDARADVPNPARSRSEDSVRVRFSPVAAPYVKERFGQDARPLADGGVEVLVAGDSERWLTQWVLSFGGEAEVVEPVSARAAVARAARASIGL, encoded by the coding sequence ATGAGCAACGTCCACGAGCGGCTTCGCCGCCTGCTGTTCCTGGTTCCGTACGTGTCCAAGAACCCCGGCGTCACGGTGGAGGCGCTCGCGCGCGCCCTCAACGTCAGCCGGGAGGACCTGCTGGAGGAGCTGGACCTGCTCACGTGCGTGGGCCGGCCCCCGTTCAATCCCGACGACTACATCGACATCTACGTGGACAATGACCGCGTCTACGTGGACCTGGACCAGCGGCTGTTCGCGCCGCCCCGGCTGACGGCGGGAGAGGCCGCGGCGCTGGCCGCGTCGGCGGAGCTCTTGCGCCCCGCCGCGGGCGACGCGCTCCAGAGCGCCCTCCAGAAGCTGGAGCGCGTGCTGCCGCCCCAGGTGCGTGAGCGCTACCGCGAAATGTATCGAAAGATTGATGCCTCCGCGGAGGCGCCCCAGGCGCTGGGGCCGCTCACCCGGGCCATCCTGGAGCGGCGGGAGGTGACGTTCGGCTACGCCAGCCCCGGCCGTCCGGCGGAGCCTCGCCAGGTGCGGCCTTATGAGCTGCTCAGCCACCGGGGACAGTGGTATCTCCAGGGCTTCTGCCACACCCGGCAGGACTCCCGCCTGTTCCGGCTGGACCGCATGGAGGACATCGTCATCACCGACACGCCGTTCGTCCTCCCGCCCGACGCCCGGGCGGATGTCCCCAACCCGGCTCGGAGCCGCTCCGAGGACTCCGTGCGTGTGCGTTTCTCCCCCGTGGCTGCACCCTACGTGAAGGAGCGCTTCGGGCAGGACGCCCGGCCGCTCGCGGATGGAGGGGTGGAGGTCCTGGTGGCGGGCGACAGCGAGCGGTGGCTCACCCAGTGGGTCCTGTCGTTCGGCGGTGAGGCGGAGGTGGTGGAACCGGTCTCCGCGCGTGCCGCCGTTGCCCGGGCGGCTCGTGCCTCGATAGGATTGTAG
- a CDS encoding FHA domain-containing protein — protein sequence MPFQLTISEGKDAGKEFVFDQDSVLIGRTSECDVVLYDPGVSRRHCRLFLDGDAYSVEDQGSANGTLLNGSAVQTQALEDGDKLTLGPVTFIFTLMTAESSTGEEELPAGAEDGANSTRIVSVDALKRQRNKGVALAPDGADENALEEMRQGATRNNLRALRPASGGASGSRAAVAASEPAAIERAGNSSPAPRRPARAESSAPVRARPQANAGASGLSAAERARIRRESPGLVASAKLFWADASNAVRGGVVGGGVAVVLGIFGLLYWLVLSGSDTGPVGEEPAMLTRQPIRDSFGLGPDVTWARADMKIFEWEYTAATRAVVILHYQAQGISKDEVMVSVNGVDVGKVPPDTLASQDRALEMMIPSQHLKKGEPNRIVFDNTKNPPGEDPWRIWNVWVESALLPELLPEELVRQATESYKRGRKNNDTPDIGARNRYEAWKSFREAWLMLEAHPEPKPDLYYEAQERMKVAQQELDRTCAKLLLEVEGYYNQGNYKGASATLDHVKQYFPEYDQPCATRAENKREEYGL from the coding sequence ATGCCTTTCCAGCTGACGATCTCCGAGGGAAAAGACGCCGGCAAGGAGTTCGTCTTCGACCAGGACTCCGTGCTCATCGGTCGTACGTCCGAATGTGACGTCGTCCTGTACGACCCTGGTGTGTCCCGCCGCCACTGCCGACTGTTCCTCGACGGCGACGCCTACAGCGTCGAGGACCAGGGCAGCGCGAACGGCACCCTGCTCAACGGCTCCGCCGTGCAGACCCAGGCCCTGGAGGACGGCGACAAGCTGACCCTGGGGCCGGTGACGTTCATCTTCACCCTGATGACGGCGGAGTCCTCCACGGGCGAAGAGGAGCTGCCGGCCGGCGCGGAGGACGGTGCGAACAGCACGCGCATCGTCTCCGTGGATGCCCTCAAGCGGCAGCGCAACAAGGGCGTGGCCCTGGCTCCGGATGGGGCGGACGAGAACGCCCTGGAGGAGATGCGTCAGGGGGCCACTCGCAACAACCTGCGCGCGCTGCGGCCCGCGTCGGGTGGCGCCAGCGGCTCTCGCGCGGCCGTGGCGGCGTCGGAGCCCGCGGCCATCGAGCGCGCGGGGAATTCCTCTCCCGCGCCTCGGCGTCCTGCGCGAGCGGAGAGCTCGGCGCCGGTGCGTGCGCGTCCCCAGGCCAACGCCGGGGCCAGCGGTCTGTCCGCCGCGGAGCGCGCGCGAATCCGCCGTGAGTCGCCGGGTCTGGTGGCGAGCGCCAAGCTGTTCTGGGCGGATGCCAGCAACGCGGTGCGCGGCGGTGTGGTGGGCGGCGGCGTCGCGGTGGTGCTGGGCATCTTCGGCCTCTTGTACTGGCTGGTCCTGAGCGGCTCGGACACCGGGCCCGTGGGCGAGGAGCCCGCGATGCTCACCCGTCAGCCCATCCGCGACTCGTTCGGCCTGGGGCCGGACGTGACGTGGGCTCGGGCGGACATGAAGATCTTCGAGTGGGAGTACACCGCCGCCACCCGCGCGGTGGTCATCCTCCACTACCAGGCGCAGGGCATCTCGAAGGACGAGGTGATGGTCAGCGTCAACGGCGTGGACGTGGGCAAGGTGCCCCCGGACACGCTGGCCAGCCAGGACCGCGCGCTGGAGATGATGATTCCGTCCCAGCACCTGAAGAAGGGCGAGCCCAACCGCATCGTCTTCGACAACACCAAGAATCCGCCGGGTGAGGACCCCTGGCGCATCTGGAACGTGTGGGTGGAGAGCGCGCTGCTTCCGGAGCTGCTGCCCGAGGAGCTCGTGCGTCAGGCCACCGAGTCCTACAAGCGTGGCCGCAAGAACAACGACACGCCGGACATCGGCGCCCGCAACCGCTACGAGGCGTGGAAGTCCTTCCGCGAGGCGTGGCTGATGCTGGAGGCCCACCCGGAGCCCAAGCCGGACCTCTACTACGAGGCCCAGGAGCGCATGAAGGTCGCGCAGCAGGAGCTGGACAGGACCTGCGCCAAGCTGCTGCTCGAGGTGGAGGGCTACTACAACCAGGGCAACTACAAGGGTGCCTCCGCCACCCTGGACCACGTGAAGCAGTACTTCCCCGAGTACGACCAGCCCTGTGCCACCCGCGCGGAGAACAAGCGCGAGGAGTACGGGCTGTAG
- a CDS encoding phospholipase D-like domain-containing protein — protein sequence MRDLEATSGAEAESQDGPRRRAVTLPSEPVLEPDVTRSRRVCLAEEAPSPRVCLAEEAPSPRACLADQAPSPRVCLAEEAPSPGACLADEAPSPRVCLADEAPSPRVCLADQAPSPLWSSGVSPLLLARYYLPRGHVVSRGNTCVLLRDGVEAYPAMLEAIRGARRYIRLETYMFITDAVGELFGQALAEAAERGVHVKVLYDAVGSWTSRRGFFEALRQRGVDIRPFKPFSLSRGWRHLVRRDHRKILVVDGEVAFTGGVNISAHWAPEGQGGGWRDDVLRIEGPAVHALERRFLATWRMMFQDRFHRWTQGLHRWRRRPVGRGHVGVAVLSSRRGIHRAYLHAIQRARRSVLIAAAYFVPDRRLVAVLRDAARRGVEVRLLLNARSDHPLLEFVSRTFYEKLLGAGVRIFEWQRGVLHAKTAVVDGAWGTVGSFNLERLSLAFNHEVNAVFADPRLGRRLEESFREDCTGCREVTLTEFRRRPLWLKLLERVLVSLREVL from the coding sequence ATGCGCGACCTGGAGGCGACGAGCGGGGCGGAGGCGGAATCCCAGGACGGCCCTCGCCGACGGGCGGTGACGCTCCCGTCGGAGCCTGTTCTCGAGCCGGACGTGACGCGCTCCCGGCGCGTGTGCCTCGCGGAAGAGGCGCCCTCCCCGCGCGTGTGCCTCGCGGAAGAGGCGCCCTCCCCGCGCGCGTGCCTCGCGGACCAGGCGCCCTCGCCGCGCGTGTGCCTCGCGGAAGAGGCGCCCTCCCCGGGCGCGTGCCTCGCGGATGAGGCGCCCTCCCCGCGCGTGTGCCTCGCGGATGAGGCGCCCTCCCCGCGCGTGTGCCTCGCGGATCAGGCGCCCTCGCCGCTGTGGAGCTCCGGCGTCTCCCCGCTGTTGCTCGCGCGCTACTACCTGCCTCGGGGCCATGTGGTGTCTCGCGGCAACACGTGCGTGCTGCTGCGCGATGGCGTGGAGGCCTACCCGGCGATGCTGGAGGCCATCCGCGGCGCTCGGCGCTACATCCGCCTGGAGACGTACATGTTCATCACCGACGCCGTCGGTGAGCTGTTCGGCCAGGCGCTCGCGGAGGCAGCCGAGCGGGGCGTGCACGTGAAGGTGCTCTACGACGCGGTGGGCTCGTGGACGAGCCGCAGGGGCTTCTTCGAGGCGCTGCGCCAGCGCGGCGTGGACATCCGTCCCTTCAAGCCCTTCAGCCTGTCGCGCGGGTGGCGCCACCTGGTGCGCCGGGACCACCGAAAAATCCTCGTCGTCGACGGCGAGGTGGCCTTCACCGGCGGGGTGAACATCTCCGCGCACTGGGCGCCGGAGGGGCAGGGTGGGGGCTGGCGCGACGACGTGCTGCGCATCGAGGGGCCCGCCGTCCACGCGCTGGAGCGGCGCTTCCTGGCCACCTGGCGGATGATGTTCCAGGACCGCTTCCACCGCTGGACGCAGGGCCTGCATCGCTGGCGCAGGCGCCCGGTGGGCCGAGGACACGTGGGCGTGGCGGTGCTGTCCAGCCGCCGGGGCATCCACCGGGCCTATCTGCACGCCATCCAGCGGGCGCGGCGCAGCGTGCTCATCGCGGCGGCGTACTTCGTGCCGGACCGGCGCTTGGTGGCCGTGCTGCGCGACGCGGCCCGGCGAGGCGTGGAGGTGCGCCTGCTCCTCAACGCCCGCAGCGACCACCCCCTGCTGGAGTTCGTCTCCCGGACCTTCTACGAGAAGCTGCTGGGAGCGGGCGTCCGCATCTTCGAGTGGCAGCGGGGCGTGCTCCACGCGAAGACCGCCGTGGTGGACGGCGCCTGGGGCACCGTGGGCTCCTTCAACCTGGAGCGGCTGAGCCTGGCCTTCAACCACGAGGTCAACGCTGTCTTCGCCGACCCCCGCCTGGGGCGCCGCCTGGAGGAGTCGTTCCGGGAGGACTGCACGGGCTGCCGGGAGGTGACGCTGACGGAGTTCCGCCGCCGGCCCCTGTGGCTCAAGCTGCTGGAGCGCGTCCTCGTCTCCCTGCGCGAAGTGCTCTGA